The genomic segment CGCATCCAGGAACGCATCCTCCCAGAACTGCATCTGGTCCCAGATGCCGGACCGCTCCTTACCCAGCAACCCCTCGAACAGGTAGACGCGCGGTGCatccggtgacggtgaaccGGACGACGGTATCAGGCTCCCGCCGGTATACCGGAAACCGGCACTCAGCGACGATTTGCCGGAGAAAATACCACCGGCCATCTTTTTGGCATCCTTCAGGGTGGAACTTTTTGGGAACTGCAAAAGAATCGGGCAGCGTAATGGATGGTCAATAGCTTTCCGGGACCCCTGATGAGACTGCTAGGGGATGGGGGACACCGGATGGACACAGATTTTTAGAGGTGTTTGGGAAGCGATGGCAAATAAAGGGAgtcccaaagaaaaaaaaaaaaaaaaacgattccaaaAACTCCATTCTACTACAGCACGAAtaagaaaaaacggaaaaaagaacaacaaccacacaacCACAATCATATGCAAAGAAGCGCATTCTGCAAGCGGCTACTGACCACCATcgttcaaaaaaaaaaaaacaacttcgaaaacgaaaaaggacacACACTTACCTTCTCGTACTCCGTGTCCGACACGGTCGAGCGGCAGGATACGGAGGCGACCAGAAAGTCGGTGccggactgctgctggtggggcAGCACGTCACTGGCGACCGATAGGGTGCCGGATCCGGCGGAGTCCGGCAACGCAACGCTACCCTGCGAGAGTGTGCGAGAGGAGGCAGATCAGACAGACAGGCGTTCACAACGGTGTAACAGCAGCGGGCGGGGATGTGGGTGAAAAAAGGGGGCAAACAATGGAAAAGgtgcgcttttgtttttttcttcttttgtgcCGGGTGGGTACGAATCAAACGACTTTCAAATAGTcttcaaatattcttgaaaacatGCACTTTAATGTGACATTCACTTGGAAAACTAAAGTTGAAAGGGTTCTTCATAAAAACTCTTTCAAAATGAGCCAATTTTTTGAACAGCACTTAAgcagagccccccccccccctaaagcTATTTgggatgagggggggggggggatattgtgtaaaagtcttggctcaatcgaagcaaagctgacaaagatattgagtTTTGAAATGTGGCAACGCCTCATGCATTTGCAGACACGCCTTtctaaattggatgccatggatgaagtattGCACgcatcttccccaaaataataccaaatattcttcaacagttgtagtttattatggcatttacagaaATATATATgggttgatacttttcttgtaacaaatcgccaaaaatgagccgttttttgGTACAAACCAAAAGActcaaagcgacgaacccggtttgacaaatgCGTCACCGTTTTCAACGCGTTcccccatcgtaccgtaaaaaccaCTTAACCaatcggtttgaaattttgtacacataatctgcacactctttgCTAAGTattcccgtcgagattttatgaaaattgtcgatactttttttgaaacaaatctttaaaaatcgtgtttttgaaaaaaccgcaaaaagcatcacttttgcaacttcaaaaatctgccaaaaatcgaacacTTAGAGCACGTAGAACAAGGACTTGGCGAGACTACCTaggtaaacttataatctatcaaatgaatatAGATTTGCATagttctgatgacccatcacgacGCTACGATAGACAACGTGAAATGTATCTTTttgaagacacgactgcctaaatttaatgccatggatgaagttttcattaAACGTTCTCCAAactagaaccaaatattcttcaaaagttgtagtttaatatgcctttcatttgaaaaaataaaactgaactgttacgtcacaaaaaaaacttcaaaaataaCCCAAAAGTTCAATTATAAACTGCAACAATTTGGTACAgatgttggtgtgtttttgttttagcgAAAAATAATATGCACagacatacacatacacagagcCACACCATCTACTAGTAGCGTTGGGAACAGACAGACAAAGACAGACTGGACCACCCGAACTGGATCGCAAGATTAAGAAGCACCAACGACTTCCCGACACGATGCACCAGAAAACGAGCCTTACTCTTTGGAGCACCTCACTTCCAGGCCAGAAGGATGCACACAAATCtttcacacgcacacacacagacagaaaaaacacatacacacagacagacaaggAAGTAGATGTAGAAGAGGaggtggttggtttgtggaaaacaaaaaaacaaacggtatGACTTTAGGGACCGCGGCTTACCTCTGAGTCAAAGGAGGTGAGCTTGTTGAACAGCATCGTGCGCTTCATCGAGAGCATATCCTTGAAcatctcggtggtggtttggttctCGTGCTCACTGGGCGCCCCCCCATGGTCGGTCATCgtgacgttggtggtggtggtggtggagcttttGCGCGACGACCCGGCACCGCCCAGCCCCGTCCACTCGGACAGTTCGGACGGGCTCTGCGGTGACCGCAGGTTCTCCCGGCTGCCCATCGGGCTAACACTCTGGAATCCGCGAGCAGAGGCCACGGGGCAACATTAAGGGGGTGGtgcaaaccgaaaaacaaaaccacggggggggggacacgCCGAGGACACCTACCTGGCTCGACAGCAGACTGGCGGGCATGTCCGTACCGACGCCTTCGGTGAGCTCCTTGCTCCAGAAATGGGTGTGGGCGACCTCCATCATCTGGAAGACCGAGGCCATACCACCGAGCCCAAAGTTGCTGACCGTGTGCTCCAGCCCGTGCGTGATGGCGAGCAAACACTTGAGCGTACCCTTGTAAACTGCCTTCGATACGCactagtgagagagagagagagatggagagagagagagagagagagagagagagatggagagcgcGCGATCGTTAACGGGAAGGCATCACTGTGTGGGGCGCCATCTTACCACATCGTCGATGTGATCATCCGGACCGATCTTCCGCTCGAGCGTACGGTTCAGCTTGccgagcaccagcatccggTACGATTCGTCCTCCATCAGCTTCTTGAGCCGGTTCAGCTTCAGCCAACCGACACCCTCGCCGGCCAGCACCTGGTTCACCAGGTCCTTCAGGAAGGTTTGGTTCTCCGAGTTGTTTGTCGAACGCTCCGCGTTCTGGATCCGCTGGATCTCCTCCTTGGTCTGCTTCGGGCCCGAGTGCTTGATCAGTGGGTTCCGCTCGACCAGACCCTTGCGCCCGGGGAACGGATCGAACGAGAGTTTCTCCTTCAGCTTGGcatgcggttgctgttgcgtctggtggtgatgctgctgctgttgctgctgctgctgcagctgctgttgctgctggtgctgacgtTGCTtgttaccaccaccaaacaggtCGGAAAACATGGACGAGGTTGATTGGGCGATTCCATTGAAGTCACTCGTGATCGACGAAAACAGtgactggttggtggtggcgactgTGCTGGCGGTCGGTGAGCTGGCGGATGGGCCACCGGAGCCGGGTGTGGAACCGGGTTGCTGCAGTAGACCCTTCTTAGCGGCGGCCTCCTTCGCCGACTTGGTCAGATCACcgatcgtcgatttgccgacgTACGTTAGGTCTTCGATTGTGTTTTTGCTTACGCCGGCCGCCTGTTTGGATGCTTCCAGTGCCTGTTTCGAGGCTTCCTCGGCCGCCTTCTTCGCCTGCAGAGTGAGCTGTGCACCGAAAGGGAAAgaacgaatgaaaacaaaaaaaaacccgcaatTAGCATAGTGCACAGTGGCGGCCagatacacagagagagagaccgcaGAAAAGGGCTAGGGAGGGGAAATGCGGCCAAGCCTGCAAACACACCTGCTCGAGGGGAGCTAATAGCTTGAGATCCTCCTCTAGCTCCTTGCCCACCGCTTTCAACTTCACGGTGTCCGCCGGAGCACAACAccgagcacaacacaacaatcaACAAGTTACAGGGTGGAGTGCAACATGAAGAACAGAATCCGGCAAGAAGGAagcagaaaacagaaacggGGACATAcatggaaagaaagagagagagagagaaagagagagagagaaaagagaaatagagatagaaacagatagagagagagagagagagaaagtggaaATCATAGATAGATTGACACTTAGAACTGCTTagaggggggcttcggtaatttcttacccgaacaacaaggatcatttttgacgaatttttgtgacgcaaccattcaattttattttttcaagtgaatggcatgttaaactacaacttttcaagaatatttgattctattttggggaagatttaataaaaactccatccatggcatcaaatttaggcagtcgtgtgtcttcgaaaagatactttttgtttgttttggtgcccaccgtagctgcgtgatgagttatcagaaacatacaaatcgatactcatttgaaagattataagtttatctagataatcccgtcgagtttttgtttaaattcttatttttcgatttttggcagatttttgaagttgcaaAAGTGATACttgtttgtcattttgcctagaaacacgatttttaaagatttgtttaagaaaaagtattaacaagtttcataaaatctcgacgggaatacctagcaaagagtgtacagattatgtgtacaAAATTTCAAGTCGATTGGCCACGTACTTTTTGTGCTACTGGGTGGTCCGCGACTTTGagcacggtgacggcgatttgtcaaaccgggttcgcccgttgaagtcttttgattcctaCCAAAAACAGCgcatgtttgatgatttgtttctaAAAAACCTATCAACCTATAtatatttttgtaaatgccataataaactacaacttttgaagaatatttggtacaaTTTCGGGGAAGATTTCTGCAacacttcatccatggcatcaaatttagaaatgcGTGTCTGCAAATGCATGAGGCGCGCAACTGTTCAAAactcaatatctttgtcagttttgcttcgattgagccaaaacttttacacaatattcttgaaagaataagcattgagggaaaaatgtaaattaaataccgaagccccccccccccccccccccccttcacagATATTAGAGAAACAGCCACATAAAAATGGAGCACCGCCGAGTActcgaaccccccccccccccccccctccccaaaataCCTTATCCATCTGTGCCAGCAGCCCATCCTGGCTACTCTGCCGGGTCGTCTCCCGGACCAGCTCCTTCGCCTGCGACGTCAGCACCTCAAACAGTGAACCCTGCGAGCTCTGACGCTGCGAACCGGCCGACCCAAGGGACGGCGGATGGCTGATCGACCCCGACCCGGTCGACCCGGAGCTGGAGGTGCGGGCGAGCAGATTAGCCCCACTCTGCTGGCGGCCAAAGTTGGGCGAAACCGGTGGCACTATCTTCGCCAGTTTGGCGGGCCGCTGCTTCCCGCCGGCCGCCACTTCGGCCGTGGCCGTATCGAGCGAACCGGCACTATCCTTCGAGACGATCGTCTTCGGTGTTGTGGTCGAGTTGGAGTCGGATTCGTTTTCGAAGCTGCTcctctgttgctggtgctgctggtgctgcggctggggatgttgttgttgttgttgcagctgcggattctgttgctgttgctgctgttgctgttgctgatccgGCCGCACAATCAAGTGCACCTCGTTGCGTGTTTTGGGATTAAACTCAAACTCCGAATCGCGGTTAAAGCTGGGCGAGCTAAGATCGGACCGGCTGGACGAGCTAGACTCGGCcgaatcgtcatcatcgtcatcgtcgtcgtcgtcgtcgtcgtcgccgtgtcGGCCCGTAACGCTGCACGTACCATCGGTGCCAGCACCGgacactccaccaccaccaccaccaccagcaccaccagcacggccCTGTTCTCGCCGTTCATCGTGCGCACCGTACCTGGCCCCGGGTGGCTGCATGCCCTCgggaaagcgaagcgaactgGGCGGCCGGTAGACGAGCCGTGGATCCAGATTCGAGGAAAGCTGCTTCGGGGccacgtgatggtggtgctgggtagCGTACACCTCGTGCAGGCTCGGCGACAGATCGGACGACACAATCTCGGACACAAAGTCGCTGAGCGACGAATAGGACGAGCTGGTACTGTCCGCACCGTCCGAGTCCGAGCCACTCTCGTCCGTCGGTTGGCTCTCGAGCCGGAGCATACGCTTCAGGGCCACGTTCAGGGTGCTCGCCTCATCCCACACCTGGAACCGGATCGGGGTGAGGGTGTGGGCGTACCACTTCGGTTTATCGCCGACCTGCACCGGATCCAGGACGCCCGTTTGCACGCGCAGAAACGCCACGTTCGAGGGTGTCAGTGACCACTCGGCCAACCACTCGACCGCCTGCGTCCGGGCGAACCGATTCAGGAAGGCGGTGGTACGCGGCCGGGACCGCAGGAAGCTGTTGATCTGgaaggccaccaccggccggggATAGAGGCGCAGGATGCGCGTATGCTCGGTAAAGTTGGCCAGCGTGTTCTGCGAGTTGAAGAAGCGCACCATCGCGACCCGGGTCGCCACGTCCACCGAGTCAACGTCGGCACCGAAGATGAGCGGATTCCcggccggtcccggtcccggtcccagGCCAACCGGGCTCGGTTGCTGCGAGGCAacgttggtgctgctaccggcggtggtggcgccggcGGCCGACGAGTGACCGGGCGGAGGTTGCAGGACTAACCCGGTACCGGTCCCGCCAGAATCCTTCCCGTTGTTGCCACCATGCGGCTTGCCGTGCgctagcgacgacgacgacaactgtGTCGCTGTGTGGCCAGCGCTCATCGAGCTCAGTGCCTAAATGGACGAAgaggcgaaaaaaaataataaactccacaaaaaagggttcgTCCGGGTGCGCGTCCGGGCTTACCTGTTTGAGGTGGTTCTTCAGGATGCCtccctccggttccggtagcaTCGGTATTGTCTCCATATCGCCCGACGCGGGCGTCAGCTTGTTCGAATCGAGATCGACCAGCCAGATGTCGTCCGGGAGtctgttggaaaaaaaaaaacgggtgaaAGGACGGCCGTTAATAGCATAGAAACATTTTTCTATGAATGcttatcctttcaagaatattgtgttaAAGTTTTAgattaatcgaagcaaagctgacaaagatattgatttttgaaatgtCGCGCGCCTCATGCATTTGCAGACACGCATTTCTAAATCTGATGTCATGGATGAAGTATTGCacaaatcttcctcaaaattgtaccaaatattcttcgaaagttgtagtttatgatGGCATTTACAGAAATATAATTaggttgatacttttcttgtaacaaatcgccaaaaatgagccgttttcCGGTGcgcatcaaaagacttcaacgaccGGGTCCGTTGACAAATCTGCCACCGTTTGCCAAAGCGTacgcccatcgtaccgtaaaaactactggaccgattgatttgaaactttgtacacacaatctgtacactctttgccaggtagcgccgtcgagattttatgaaaattgttaacgcttcttttttaaacaaatcgccaaaaatcgtggttttaagcaaaatcccaaaaagcatcactttttcaacttcaaaaatctgcttagattactgctactgctgagaCTGCTTAGAAAacttagaatatcaacaaaatctcaacgtggctatctagataaacttataatctttcaaatgagtatcgatttgtaattttctgatgactcatcacgcagctaagatgggcaccgggaaaagtatcttttcgaaggcACGACTTcttaaatgtgatgccatggatggagttttcaattaatcttccccaaaataaagttaaatattcttcaaaagtagtagtttaatatgccattcacttgagaaaataaagttgaatggttgcgccacgaaaaatcgtcaaaaatgatccgtTTTTTGGCCAGCAATGAAatccgaagccccccttaacaTGTTACCAGCTTATTGAAAGGATTGAAAGGAGCACGCGTTCAAGCACCTAGTATTGAAATGTAATTGACGAATTATCCGATTATGCCATCAGCAAGGCCTTTAGTTGTTAATCGATGGTTTTCCACCAAGAAGTTATTGATTTGTTGAGCGTGATCCTTGTCAATTGTCGTTGAGTGGTCACCGAGGACGTTCTTTGTCTTCAACAACGTGTTCCCGGCCATCGTGGAAGCCTTTCTACCACTCAttgacatttttatttaacttgcCGTTGCCACCAAATGCTCTCTGCATCATGTTTTACCTATCCGCACaacaaattttatgcaaattctatGCTCAATCAATTTCGAAATagcaaaaaacgaagaacTCGCGTTTAGTATCTTACAAataaaatcatatctcaaaacCTAATCATTATTGCGTCGTAAAACATGATTCGAGTACCCATTCATGTTACTGCCGTGACACAGTTTAACtatcacaaataaaaaaaaaacaaaaaaaggtacTTACCGGAAGTTGCGCTTGTAGAGAAGAAAGGTGGCGGGCAGCCCGATGATGTACGGGGTCGgggcgagcagcagctgctcggcACTGCCCATGCACGTCGGCAGCAGCGGTATCACCGGGAACATGTACTCCAGCGGGTAGATGAGATGGACGAACGCCATCACCGACATCGAGAGGGCATTGTAGTCGCGCGACTGTATGATCACCTTGTGCTCGAGCAGTATCAACGTCAGCACCTTCAGGCACGTCTCCACCCCGAGCAGCTCGAGCGGCAGATGCAGCGGAAAGTCCACCAGCGTGAAGCGCGTATGGTCGGGCAGGGCAAACACCAGTGGTTGGTAGAGTGGCGCCGACAGCACATCCAGCTAGAGAAGCAAAGGTGTTGTGGGTGTGCGTGGGTGCCTTtgacaaccccccccccccccccctacacTTACCTCTAGCCGAGTAGAacccggcaccggtaccggtgccgacAGGAGGCGCAAAATCCACGTCTCAATCTCCTGCACATCGTGCAGCACGACGGACGAGGTCGCCTCGGAGGCCTGGTTCGTCAGCACGTTCCACACGCTGTCACCGCGCACCGGCACCCTCGCGCCCGGTCCACCACACGCCCGCTTCGGGCTCGACGACTCGTTGCACGCATCGATCAGCCGCTTGAGGATGAGCAAACACTCGCGGAAGATCGACTGGAACGGATGGTGCGACAGGATGCAGAGCGAGGTGAGCGAATGGTTGCGGCTCCGGGACCGTTTCCGGGAAGCGCGCGGTGACGGCGAATGGCTACCGCCGGACTCCGAGTCCACCGACGGGCccacaccaccgacac from the Anopheles aquasalis chromosome X, idAnoAquaMG_Q_19, whole genome shotgun sequence genome contains:
- the LOC126572899 gene encoding MAP kinase-activating death domain protein isoform X5, encoding MAEQQQRDALCPRLIDYLAIVGARATHVSRSGNGGTMGPAGSATQSSVQLPELLRRYPPMDHDDFPLPLDMVYFCQPEGCISVGTGRRTGPAIRDTSSFVFALTDKDSGKTRYGICVNFYRPIEKVTATGSAASAASAAAAYRAGGSGVAHGKQPGAANSSLRRESWRKSMEKSSDSAFSSDYRSSNIAPSDSSDRDCPSRRDSDPAHGGAGGAGGAQSGLLGVGGVGPSVDSESGGSHSPSPRASRKRSRSRNHSLTSLCILSHHPFQSIFRECLLILKRLIDACNESSSPKRACGGPGARVPVRGDSVWNVLTNQASEATSSVVLHDVQEIETWILRLLSAPVPVPGSTRLELDVLSAPLYQPLVFALPDHTRFTLVDFPLHLPLELLGVETCLKVLTLILLEHKVIIQSRDYNALSMSVMAFVHLIYPLEYMFPVIPLLPTCMGSAEQLLLAPTPYIIGLPATFLLYKRNFRLPDDIWLVDLDSNKLTPASGDMETIPMLPEPEGGILKNHLKQALSSMSAGHTATQLSSSSLAHGKPHGGNNGKDSGGTGTGLVLQPPPGHSSAAGATTAGSSTNVASQQPSPVGLGPGPGPAGNPLIFGADVDSVDVATRVAMVRFFNSQNTLANFTEHTRILRLYPRPVVAFQINSFLRSRPRTTAFLNRFARTQAVEWLAEWSLTPSNVAFLRVQTGVLDPVQVGDKPKWYAHTLTPIRFQVWDEASTLNVALKRMLRLESQPTDESGSDSDGADSTSSSYSSLSDFVSEIVSSDLSPSLHEVYATQHHHHVAPKQLSSNLDPRLVYRPPSSLRFPEGMQPPGARYGAHDERREQGRAGGAGGGGGGGVSGAGTDGTCSVTGRHGDDDDDDDDDDDDDSAESSSSSRSDLSSPSFNRDSEFEFNPKTRNEVHLIVRPDQQQQQQQQQQNPQLQQQQQHPQPQHQQHQQQRSSFENESDSNSTTTPKTIVSKDSAGSLDTATAEVAAGGKQRPAKLAKIVPPVSPNFGRQQSGANLLARTSSSGSTGSGSISHPPSLGSAGSQRQSSQGSLFEVLTSQAKELVRETTRQSSQDGLLAQMDKLKAVGKELEEDLKLLAPLEQLTLQAKKAAEEASKQALEASKQAAGVSKNTIEDLTYVGKSTIGDLTKSAKEAAAKKGLLQQPGSTPGSGGPSASSPTASTVATTNQSLFSSITSDFNGIAQSTSSMFSDLFGGGNKQRQHQQQQQLQQQQQQQQHHHQTQQQPHAKLKEKLSFDPFPGRKGLVERNPLIKHSGPKQTKEEIQRIQNAERSTNNSENQTFLKDLVNQVLAGEGVGWLKLNRLKKLMEDESYRMLVLGKLNRTLERKIGPDDHIDDVCVSKAVYKGTLKCLLAITHGLEHTVSNFGLGGMASVFQMMEVAHTHFWSKELTEGVGTDMPASLLSSQSVSPMGSRENLRSPQSPSELSEWTGLGGAGSSRKSSTTTTTNVTMTDHGGAPSEHENQTTTEMFKDMLSMKRTMLFNKLTSFDSEGSVALPDSAGSGTLSVASDVLPHQQQSGTDFLVASVSCRSTVSDTEYEKFPKSSTLKDAKKMAGGIFSGKSSLSAGFRYTGGSLIPSSGSPSPDAPRVYLFEGLLGKERSGIWDQMQFWEDAFLDAVSQERDMIGMDQGPGEMMERYKALSESERKRLEHDEDRLLSTMLYNLTAILVMLNVNKLEIKKKVRRLLGKSHIGFIYSQEVNLLLDQINNLHGNDIDLKPLGSRLLHRQSFTVHQGVDASGSLRFIEVRDDGLVLRSVNGSITERWWFERLVNMTYSPKTKVLCLWQRNGGQTQLHKYYTRKCKELYNCIKEAMERSGCAGQAELGGEFPVQDMNTGEGGLLQVCLEGVGLLFANSKFFIRLNHILKCFTQKGGVFVLEEYNPKTKQIIQRKYKSSMADQICYAVLCVFSYIAAGQEQNRQSAGASHSTKAMLQPGTGGAQQQPATTGGHHQSPKGQHHQTHHLPQQSSTKLKTVVGKPISPKQQPTAAAATTTTTTTTVAVPKQQQPQQQQVEVQSSTTTQEPTHPSQPATDTAPAKVKPPTVPARPRSITSSPSMPSSSSPPATKAPILPANRGPPPAIPPRTSLSQRSDSISSVTSVPLVAPSQQQQQQQLHRQYSAIEPSSSSSSTMRSATVKDGPQQPFRWPQSKHHGAGDGGK
- the LOC126572899 gene encoding MAP kinase-activating death domain protein isoform X1 gives rise to the protein MAEQQQRDALCPRLIDYLAIVGARATHVSRSGNGGTMGPAGSATQSSVQVRKFGRMGPPPPSTGRTHPFAPCQLPELLRRYPPMDHDDFPLPLDMVYFCQPEGCISVGTGRRTGPAIRDTSSFVFALTDKDSGKTRYGICVNFYRPIEKVTATGSAASAASAAAAYRAGGSGVAHGKQPGAANSSLRRESWRKSMEKSSDSAFSSDYRSSNIAPSDSSDRDCPSRRDSDPAHGGAGGAGGAQSGLLGVGGVGPSVDSESGGSHSPSPRASRKRSRSRNHSLTSLCILSHHPFQSIFRECLLILKRLIDACNESSSPKRACGGPGARVPVRGDSVWNVLTNQASEATSSVVLHDVQEIETWILRLLSAPVPVPGSTRLELDVLSAPLYQPLVFALPDHTRFTLVDFPLHLPLELLGVETCLKVLTLILLEHKVIIQSRDYNALSMSVMAFVHLIYPLEYMFPVIPLLPTCMGSAEQLLLAPTPYIIGLPATFLLYKRNFRLPDDIWLVDLDSNKLTPASGDMETIPMLPEPEGGILKNHLKQALSSMSAGHTATQLSSSSLAHGKPHGGNNGKDSGGTGTGLVLQPPPGHSSAAGATTAGSSTNVASQQPSPVGLGPGPGPAGNPLIFGADVDSVDVATRVAMVRFFNSQNTLANFTEHTRILRLYPRPVVAFQINSFLRSRPRTTAFLNRFARTQAVEWLAEWSLTPSNVAFLRVQTGVLDPVQVGDKPKWYAHTLTPIRFQVWDEASTLNVALKRMLRLESQPTDESGSDSDGADSTSSSYSSLSDFVSEIVSSDLSPSLHEVYATQHHHHVAPKQLSSNLDPRLVYRPPSSLRFPEGMQPPGARYGAHDERREQGRAGGAGGGGGGGVSGAGTDGTCSVTGRHGDDDDDDDDDDDDDSAESSSSSRSDLSSPSFNRDSEFEFNPKTRNEVHLIVRPDQQQQQQQQQQNPQLQQQQQHPQPQHQQHQQQRSSFENESDSNSTTTPKTIVSKDSAGSLDTATAEVAAGGKQRPAKLAKIVPPVSPNFGRQQSGANLLARTSSSGSTGSGSISHPPSLGSAGSQRQSSQGSLFEVLTSQAKELVRETTRQSSQDGLLAQMDKLKAVGKELEEDLKLLAPLEQLTLQAKKAAEEASKQALEASKQAAGVSKNTIEDLTYVGKSTIGDLTKSAKEAAAKKGLLQQPGSTPGSGGPSASSPTASTVATTNQSLFSSITSDFNGIAQSTSSMFSDLFGGGNKQRQHQQQQQLQQQQQQQQHHHQTQQQPHAKLKEKLSFDPFPGRKGLVERNPLIKHSGPKQTKEEIQRIQNAERSTNNSENQTFLKDLVNQVLAGEGVGWLKLNRLKKLMEDESYRMLVLGKLNRTLERKIGPDDHIDDVCVSKAVYKGTLKCLLAITHGLEHTVSNFGLGGMASVFQMMEVAHTHFWSKELTEGVGTDMPASLLSSQSVSPMGSRENLRSPQSPSELSEWTGLGGAGSSRKSSTTTTTNVTMTDHGGAPSEHENQTTTEMFKDMLSMKRTMLFNKLTSFDSEGSVALPDSAGSGTLSVASDVLPHQQQSGTDFLVASVSCRSTVSDTEYEKFPKSSTLKDAKKMAGGIFSGKSSLSAGFRYTGGSLIPSSGSPSPDAPRVYLFEGLLGKERSGIWDQMQFWEDAFLDAVSQERDMIGMDQGPGEMMERYKALSESERKRLEHDEDRLLSTMLYNLTAILVMLNVNKLEIKKKVRRLLGKSHIGFIYSQEVNLLLDQINNLQHGNDIDLKPLGSRLLHRQSFTVHQGVDASGSLRFIEVRDDGLVLRSVNGSITERWWFERLVNMTYSPKTKVLCLWQRNGGQTQLHKYYTRKCKELYNCIKEAMERSGCAGQAELGGEFPVQDMNTGEGGLLQVCLEGVGLLFANSKFFIRLNHILKCFTQKGGVFVLEEYNPKTKQIIQRKYKSSMADQICYAVLCVFSYIAAGQEQNRQSAGASHSTKAMLQPGTGGAQQQPATTGGHHQSPKGQHHQTHHLPQQSSTKLKTVVGKPISPKQQPTAAAATTTTTTTTVAVPKQQQPQQQQVEVQSSTTTQEPTHPSQPATDTAPAKVKPPTVPARPRSITSSPSMPSSSSPPATKAPILPANRGPPPAIPPRTSLSQRSDSISSVTSVPLVAPSQQQQQQQLHRQYSAIEPSSSSSSTMRSATVKDGPQQPFRWPQSKHHGAGDGGK